Sequence from the Xenorhabdus nematophila ATCC 19061 genome:
TAACGCAGCCGCCCTGATTAACACAGTGAATGAGCAATTATATCAGATTGAACGGAACCGGAAAGTTAATCCAGGCCTGAATGAAGTGATTGCTAAACCGGGTATGACTCTGCTTGGCAATTTTTCACAAATCATCTTGAAGACGCATCATTTGTGTCAGAAAGACGAAACCTGCACTCGTCTGCAAAATGCGCTGGTCAATCTGGGTAATGCAAAGAGTTGGCATGATCTATTGAATAAAGCAGAGAAAGGGAAATTGGATGGAATCCCTGTAATATTGCGGACTGTCAGTGCGGAAGCGTTACAAAAGCTGGTTGATGTGACTACGGCAAACTTTATTTATGATGAAATTCACAGAAAGTATATTTTAATCAATAGCCCGTTGCCTGGAGGTGTTTTGCTGCTCAATGCTGAGAGAAAGGATTTGGTTGAGTATCCATTTCGGACAAGCAATATGTATGAAAACTCTGCTATGGATTGGTGGCACGAATTATTGAATCGTTCAGAGATGATGATGCGAACGCCATTTGAAACTGGCGGGATTGTCACAGGGTTGTTTGAGGATACCAATGGAACACTCAACATCACGCTGCATCGTGAGCCGGATACCGCTGAGCTTATACGCTATCTGGGTAGCTGTTTTTTGCTGGCAATGTTACTGGTGACATTCACAATCAACATTATTTTGATAATAAATAAAATATATAAGAACCGGCGGCGCATCGAATATATCATGCAATATTATGCTAACTGCTTAAATGGGAGAAACAACCATGCCGAACTCAGACACTGATCAGGCTGTCCGCCTTGATAAATGGTTGTGGGCTGCCCGTTTTTATAAGACCCGTTCTATTGCCCGAGAAATGATTGAAGGGGGAAAAGTCCATTATAATGGGCAGCGGAGTAAGCCGAGCAAACTGGTTGAGTTGAATGCAGAGATCAAGCTGCGTCAGGGAAATGATGAAAAAACGGTGATAATTCTGGCATTGAGCGGTCACAGGCGTGGTGCCACTGAAGCCCAACAACTTTATCAGGAAACGGCAGAAAGCATTATCAATCGGGAAAAAATGTCATTGGCCCGTAAAATGAATGCGCTTGCGATGCCGCATCCCTATCGTCGCCCGGGTAAAAAAGAGCGGCGTGCACTCATTAAATTCAAGAACGTGAAATTAAGTGGGTCGGAAGATATTCAATAGATTTCAAATTGTATCGCAGCGAATAAAGCGGCAATCTGAAAAGATGGAATTGATAACCGTCTCAATGAAATGAGAGAGATTTATGACCAAACATGACCAATTATACCGATTTTTATTTGAAAGCCACTCTGTCAGGGGGGAACTGGTTTCCGTCAGTGAGACTTACCAGCGTATGCTGGAGAACCATCACTTCCCTCAACCTGTACAGCGGCTATTGGGTGAATTGTTGGTCGCTACCAGCTTGTTGACGGCCATATTGAAATTCAACGGGGATATTACGGTACAGATCCAGGGTGATGGGCCCGTTAAACTGGCGGTGATTAATGGCAACAACCAGCAGCAGATGCGTGGTACGGCCCGTATTGACGGCGATGTGAAGGCGGAAAGTAGTCTGCATGACATGATAGGCAATGGCTATATGGTGATTACGGTCACTCCGACAGAAGGTGAACGCTATCAGGGGGTTGTCGCCCTGGAAGGTGAAACGCTGGCAGCATGTTTGGATGTGTACTTCAGGCAGTCTGAACAATTGCCTACTCGTTTATTTATTCGTACCGGATTACAGGATGGAAAAATGGCGGCGGGGGGCATGTTATTACAGAGCCTGCCGGGTGCACAGGAAAGTCGTGAGAATACCCTTGACCATCTGGTGCAACTGACTGCAACTATTAAAGGGGAAGAACTGTTCACACTGAATGCGGAAGAGATCCTGTATCGTCTTTATCATGAAGAAGATGTCAGGCTCTATGAACCTCAGCAGGTTGCATTCCGTTGCACGTGTTCCCGCCAACGTTGCGCAGAGACGCTGGTGACCTTGCCGGATGCTGATCTCCAGGAAATTCTGCATAAAGATGGCAAAATTGATATGGAGTGTGAATTCTGTGGAACGCATTATCTTTTCGAAGAAAAAGATATTAATGAAATAAAGACAGGGAAAAAAGAGCGGTTGCATTAATCGCCTGAATAACAGTTTATCAAGGGCGTAATATACGCCCTTTTTATGATTAATCCCTTTTTCATTCCGTGTTCTGTGTCTCATATAAACTCAAAAAATTTAATGCAATTTCAATTTTTTGATAACAATCGCTGTTAATTAGTCATAATTATTTATTATCCCCCACAGAGATAAAGTATAACTGACCAGGAGCAACAAATGAGCGTTACAGGTATTACTGAGCAGGAGCTTGCGGTTTATGGTATTCGTAATGTTAGTGAAATTGTTTATAACCCAAGTTATGAACTGTTATTCTCTGAAGAAACCCAATCCTCACTTCAGGGGTATGAGCGGGGCACATTAACTGACCTTGGTGCCGTTGCAGTGGATACCGGTATTTTCACAGGGCGTTCTCCTAAAGATAAATTCATCGTTCGTGATGACGTTACCCGTGATACCGTTTGGTGGGCTGATCAGGGTAAAGGGAAGAATGATAACAAACCGCTCAGTCAGGAAACCTGGTCTCATCTTAAGGGCTTGGTTACTCAGCAGCTTTCAGGCAAACGTTTGTTTGTCGTGGATGCGTTCTGCGGAGCCAATGCGGATACGCGTCTGAAAGTCCGTTTTATCACAGAAGTGGCGTGGCAGGCTCATTTCGTGAAAAACATGTTTATCCGTCCGTCAGACGAAGAGCTGGTTGATTTCACGCCAGATTTTATCGTAATGAATGGTGCCAAATGCACGAATCCGCAATGGAAAGAGCAGGGGCTGAACTCTGAAAACTTTGTTGCTTTTAACCTGACAGAACGGATGCAATTGATTGGTGGTACCTGGTACGGCGGTGAAATGAAAAAAGGGATGTTCTCTATGATGAACTACCTGTTGCCACTGAAAGGTATTGCTTCCATGCACTGTTCTGCCAACGTAGGCGAAAAAGGCGATGTCGCCATTTTCTTCGGTCTTTCCGGTACGGGTAAAACCACGCTCTCCACAGATCCAAAACGTAAATTGATCGGTGATGATGAGCATGGCTGGGATGATGACGGTGTGTTTAACTTTGAAGGTGGTTGTTACGCCAAAACCATCAATTTGTCCAAAGACGCTGAGCCGGATATCTATCACGCTATTCGCCGCGATGCTTTGCTGGAAAACGTGACTGTACTGGCTGACGGTTCGGTTGATTTCAATGACGGCTCCAAGACAGAAAACACCCGCGTTTCTTATCCTATCTACCACATTGACAATATTGTTAAGCCGGTGTCAAAAGCAGGACACGCGACGAAAGTCATTTTCCTGACGGCAGATGCTTTCGGTGTGCTGCCGCCGGTTTCCCGACTGACCCCGGAACAGACGCAATATCACTTCCTGTCTGGTTTTACGGCAAAACTGGCGGGAACTGAGCGCGGTGTAACAGAACCAACCCCAACCTTCTCTGCCTGCTTTGGTGCGGCATTCCTGTCGCTGCATCCGACCCAATATGCAAAGGTGCTGGTGAAACGTATGCAGGCATCGGGCGCGAAAGCCTATCTGGTCAATACTGGCTGGAATGGAACCGGCAAACGTATTTCCATCAAAGATACCCGTGCGATTATTGATGCCATCTTAAATGGTGACATCGAAGACGCGGATGCCATTGAACTGCCGATTTTTGATTTATCTGTACCGACGGCCTTGCCGGGTGTCGATACCGCTATTTTAGACCCACGTAACACCTATGCGGATCAATCTGAGTGGGATATGAAAGCAACAGATCTGGCGCAACGCTTTGTCGATAACTTCGATAAATATACTGACACTGCGGCGGGTGCTGCCTTGGTGAAAGCCGGTCCTAAGCTGTCATAACGCGCTGATAAATCAAATATCAGGAGACCCTATCTGGTCAGGTAGGGTTTTTTTTCAAATCTGACTTCAATTGGCTGGCAGGTCGAAAAGTAAAATTTCACTTTCTTGGTTTGCGCTTAATTGAAGACAGGATTCATCCCAGATAGCAACACCATCACTGGCAGTCGCGGGTATCCCATTAATGATGACTTCTCCGTTAACAACCTGAATCCATATTGTTCGTGATTTTTCGATGGCGTATTCACTTTTTTCGCCACCTTTTAATGCCCAGCGCCATAATGTCATATCCTGAAAAACTTTCAGAGAACCTGAACGTGCATCAGGAGAAAGGATTAATTGGCGGCCTTCGACAGACTCAAAACGGCGCTGTTCGTAACGGGGAGTTAAACCCGTTTTTTCCGGAAGGAGCCAGATTTGGTAAAGATGCAATGGGCGATCATTATGCGGATTATATTCGGAATGACGAATACCGGTTCCTGCACTCATAATCTGGAATTCTCCCGCAGGTACTTGCCTTTTATTGCCCATACTGTCTTGATGCTCGACGGTGCCGGAGAGTACATAGGTCACTATTTCCATATCCTTGTGAGGATGCGTGCCGAATCCCTGACCTGCCTCAATCACATCTTCGTTAATGACCCTGAGTGCAGAAAATCCCATGAAATTTGCATCGTAATAGTTGGCAAATGAAAACGTATGCCAGCTATCCAGCCAGCCGTGATGAGCATGGCCTCGTTCTGAAGCTTGACGTAAGTAGATCATTTTCAAAATCCCTCAATGTTTTTTGTAGTCTAGTTGAAGGTATGAAATATAAAAGAGTAGAAATTTAACCTTAGGATTCAAAATATTTGAATAATAAATAAGAAGAGCAAAAGGCAAAAAAAAAGCCAACATCAAGTTGGCTTATAAAAGTAAACACTGGAAGCAATGTGAGCAATGTCGTACTTTCACATGGACCCTGAAGGTGGTGCACTGAAAGTGATAGTAATGATAATCGTTCTCAATATCATTTGTAAAGTGTTTTTTTAATCAACCTCAGCTTCGTTTAAAGATAGCGATTTCATTATCCCGTAGATTCAAGCTCGGTTTTTTAGGTTGGAATGTATAAGCAATAAGACCGGCAGCAACTTCCAACAAAAAACCGAGCTGACTGCGATGCCTTGAATGCTCTATCTGAGAAATATTTTTGAGCTGGTCGACGACCGTTTCTATCAAAAATCTCCGTCTTAACATCAACCTATCCCAGAGAGATAATGCTTTGGTTTTCATGTTATTCCGGACATTGGTGATTAACGTGACACCTTCCGCTTCTAACTCATCGCATAAAGCCTGGGATAAATACCCCTTATCACCATACAAACATCCTGTTAGTCCTTTTGTCAGCGCTCTGACTGGCTGACGATCATCCTGGTTTCCTGCGGTGAGTTTCACGGCTAACAATTCACCGCAATCATTGATAACCAAATGAAGTTTAAAGCCATAAAACCAGCCTGTACTCGTTTTACCTCGTTGTGCCATCCCTTCAAATACGCGATGACGGGGAATACGAAGATTGTGACAAACAGCAATTTTGGTAGAATCAATAAAAGCAATCCCTTGAGTTTGCGCCTTACGTGATGAAAGAAAAGCGCATAAAGGAATAAGCGCCCTTTTCTTCAGGGTGAGGATACGAGTATAGCTGACTAATCCGGGAAAATCGGCTGTAAAATATTGTTTTACATGTTCAATATAAAATGTTTTAAAATCACGATAATGACTCATATGAAATAAAATGAGGATCATCATGACTTCACTGAGAGAAAGGGATGCCTCACGGTGCCGTTTACGTAATCCATTTTCAATGAGTTGTTGATGCCAGAGAGGGATAAATTTTTGGCAAAAGTCATCGACGCAGCAGTAAAGTTCTTCTAAATTATACATGCCTGAGGGTCTCCACTATTTTGTTTTCTTTAGCAAAAACGTTGATCGTGCCTCAGGCACTTTAGTTCCCTTCCCTTAAGCGAAGCTCAGGTTAATCAAATTTAGATTTTGTTTCAGTTGTAAGGTTAATTCTTCCCCAATTCCATTTGATAGAGATGTTGCGTACCTGTGTCGTGAAATTGATATGGGTTTACTTGGTAGCCCCGTAGCCACAGTAGAAACCATCCACCATGATCATCGGGGCAAAGGCCGGCGAATCGGAATCCGCCTTTTTTGAGTGGTGGACACAATGCCAGAGATTCTTCACAGGCAGGCAGTTTTAAATAAATCAACTGCCTGGCTGGAAAATCAATCACTTCTGACAAAAAGTCAGAAGGAACATCGTATAGTGTGATTTCCAGGCGACGCCCGAATTTTTTTATGGTAAATGGCTCTGAGATAAAAGCACGACGACACACTTGCTGTGCACAAAGTGATGATTCACCCACATACTGGCTTATCTGGTCAGCCCAGTTGCGCCAAGGCTGAGGCCAGTTCAGTTTGGGCAGTGGCAATGATTTCAGTGGTAAGATGCCCTGCACAATACTTTCAGGCTCTGGCAGCCCAAACGGTGAATCAACATAATCCAGCATCAGTGCTGTAGAGTAAAAACCTAAGGTCCGGGCGATATACTGGCTTTTCGGATGCGAACATACCTGTTTCATCGTCAATAACCTATAGTGTTGATCTTTCGCATAATGACATAAATAACTGCCGAGAGACTTAGCGATGCCATAGCCTTGAAAATCAGGATCTACGGCAATGAGTGCCAGCTCGGCATGATTCTGGTGCACCGCGTCCTTAACCAATGAAGCATGGCCAATGAGGCGTTCCTGATAGAACGCCAAGGAGGAATACCACTGTCCTGTGGCTTGATAATCATCGATCAGTCTGGGCAGATAGATGTCAGGGTAGACATACGAATCGCCGTAGACTTCACGGAATAATTGGCTGATTTTTTTATCATCACCCGACTGATAGCTTCGAATCTGAATGGCGGAAGGGAAGATAGTCATCGATTTCAACCTTTAACTATGGCTGCGCAGATCCACAACCCGCTGCAATTTCCCTGAGCGTGGGTGCGTATGCATACTATCAATATTGGTTTGAACGATTTCCAACATGCTTTGCTCTGTGCAATCCCTGTCCAGACTGGGAAAGGCCGTCAGTACGCTATGGCGAATCTTGTCGATATCGACAGCCTGAAGGCTGGCTACCAGCAATCTGAGCTTGTCTTGTCCTGATTGCTGAGATAATTCCAACTGCCAGGCCAGAAGTTCTGTCTGCTGAGCCAATTGGGCGGCTAAATCGTCAGGGAATAGTGAAAGTGTGCCAAACCGGATCCGGTAGCCCTGATTGGCACGTCCTTGCAGGGCAAATTTGCGATATTTCTGTTCCGGCTCACACCAACAAGCCAAATCGCCGGTAGGATAGCGAATAACAGGCATGAGCCGGCGTTGCAGATTAGTTACCACTAACAGCCCATTGCGCTGCGGCGTTGTGATTGGCTGATAAGTAATTTCATCCACGATTTCAACAATGGTGTCTTCATCAAATGTCCGATGCTCACCTTGTTGACATTGTGGATCGGCAAAACCGATCAAACCTGCATCAACACTGGCACAACCTATTGATCCTAAACGAGCCTGAGGAAAAACGTCTCTGATGATGGCAGTTTGCGAATCAAATAGACTTTCTCCCCCATAAAGAATGGTCTCTACCATAGGTAATGTTTGCCCTGTATCTTTCAGATAATGGGCAAAGCGAATTAATTGAACCGGAACACCTGCCAGTACATTAATGTTATGGAGTTTGATATTACTGGCCAGCAATTCGTCTTCAACTTTGCAGGTGAAGGGAAACTCCACAATAGGAAGCGGCGCATTTGATAATGCACCGTGGATAAATATAAAACTGGTATACAGATCACCGGCAAAAAACAGGTTGGCTACCCGATCGCCTGATCTTAACTGGTGCGCTATACCTTGCCCAAAAACGCGAATAAAGGCTTTCCATTCTTGTTGGCTGAAAACCGATAATCGCCCGTCGCTGGTGGAGCCGCCCGTTTTATACACATGGCCGCCTTCCGGTGAAGCCGTCAGCACTGGCCATGTTTGTAAATCGTTTGAATGGGCCCAGTAATGACCAGGCTCCACGAGTGGCAAATCTTTCAGAGTCCAGTTCTCCGGAACAGACTGGTAGAGATTTTGATAATAGGCAGAATGCTTGCGCGCATGATGGAACAAATCAATCAATGTCGTTCTGGTTATCATCTTATGTCACTCAATTAATATTTACGTAAGTCAATGAATAAAGGTGTTTTTCCGCAGTGAGTATTTCGCTGGAACTCTGTGGCCGGCGTTGAAACAACGTCTAAATTCAGTAAATTTCCATTAACGACTTCGGCGAATTTTGCATCCTGTAACAAGTGTTGGCGCACTTCGGTTGGATCAGAATGGTCAGCCAGCAGTCGGACACAATCAATACCGTCACTGTTATGATCGATTATCCATTGCACGGGTAATCCCAATTGCTCAGAGAAATCCGCCAGATTGACAAAAATACTGCCTACGCGCAGTAAGGAGCCGTGGCGTCCCATAAGACGGAAGCGTGGTGAGGACAGGCCACAGGAACAAGGTTGATTTATCCAGTAGCCGAGATCCCCTAAATCATAACGCTGGATAGGTTGCGCCTCACGATGTAACGAGGTAAAGATCAGGCGACCTGTTTCGCTATCAGCGACAGGTTGATCATTGTCTTTATTGAGGATTTCCAGCCACTGGGTATTGGCCATTAAATGAAAAACGCCGTCTTCGCTGGCGGTACAAGCATGGCCTACCGGTCCTGCATCCACTGAGCCGTAGATGGTGGAGCGAATTAAATTCACACCAAAACTGGTCAGGAAAGCCCGCTGGCTCTTATTTACGTGTTCTCCACCCAAAAACAGCTTACGGATGCCGCCATATTGACGCAGTTTGGTCTCTTCATTCAGAAATAACCGATGCAGTGTACTTGGCATTCCTACCAGCGTATTAACGCGTTGATTTACGATAAAATCGGCAATTTCGCTGAAATCATTGTCGGCAGGGCCACCCATTGGATATTGCGCCACATCCAATTTGTCCAGAATGGTGAAAAAGCTCATCATCCCGCCATACAATTTCCCGCCGTATAGCAGATTCATGACCTTATCCGTTGCGGGTTCAAGTCCTGACGCAAATACCCCATCGGCAGCCGCCTGCATTTGTCGGTGATAATCCTGATAGCTATAAGCAGCCAGTTTAGGTTCGCCGGAACTGCCGCCACTGAGGAAAAACAGGCGGGATTTTTCATTCGGCACCAGAGCGTGGAAATCCGTCTTATTGAGTACAGGCAGATTCTCCAACCCATGCGGGCGGGATGGCGGAATATCCAGATGGGCGCAGTTTGCCATTAAGTGAGGGGCAAGACTGACTGAGACGCGTTTGGTCAGGCGCGATAGTGCATAAACGCCATCGTGCGGCTCTCCGCTATAGCCATCGTGCATTTGCCCTGGAGGCGTAATACGGCTGACACCGGCTGCAAACAGGGCATGGCTCATTTCAGCAATATATTCCTGATGGGTAATCAAGGCACAGCTTTGCAAATGATTACGCCAGGGCAGCAAAATAGAGCTCAATCGTTGACGAGGGGCCGGTCGGATCTGCAATGTCCGGAACAGCGGAGAGGCCGCCAGTTCCTCTTCGTGGCGCCATATGACCCGCCATCCGTCAGCCCGCCAGATTTCACCGCGTACTTGCGTAAATGCGAAGTCGAGATCCTGAAACGCAGTCTGAGTTGTGATCTCCGCCGCTTCCTGAACATCCGGTTTTAGTGCCGGATGCAACCCGGAACGGCGTTGCAGCGCCGCCGCCATGCGTTGTCCGATGCTGCGTAAAACGTCGGGATCATCACTGTCGACCAGTAAACTTTGTGGGCTGGAACACGCTTGTTGGTCATAACAACACACATCATCAGCCAGCGCATCTAATTGGGCATCATCGGTAGCGTCAGGATTCAACCAGGCAAAACTGATACGGTGTCCCCAGTCTATCCAGCGACAACCCGACGGCAATTGAGCACGTATGGATTCCAGTGCCGCATCGCTGCCCCAGGCAGAAACCGCGTCAGCCTGAACAAATAACTCAGCCAGTTGTGTGACAGGTAATGGCAATACCGCGACCCGATCAGCCAAATCACCTGAAATATCGTGAGCCAAAAACTCGGCCAAGAGTTGTGTGCTAAATCCTTTGTCACTGCTGCTGGGACGTAACCAGTTAATATTACCGACCAGCATACTTTCTATCACTGCCATAAAAGGCAAAAGTTCAGCATTGGAAGGAGTAATGTGGACGACCAATCCCAGAGGTTTCCAGGATTCATAGCGATTTTCGTTGTAATCGAATCGACGCAGTGAAAAAGCATTCTGTCCGAGTTCCCGTTCCAGCTTGGTTTGCAGGGTTTCACGTTGGCAGAAAGCAATCAGCGCTTCACGGGCTTTGGCGTCGAACAGCGGATGCTTGTCAAGACCGGATAAATAATCGGCAAAGCGCTGTGCACATGCCAATACCTGTTCGGAACTGTGCGGGTGAGCCAGCAGCTCAGGTAACCGTTCACGCAAATTTGCGATTTTCTGTTCTGTTGCTTGTTCTGCTGAAATGCGGGTATCAATTTTATTGACGGAAACGGTATTCATGGAAGACATATCAGGACCTCTTAATCAATTCTGAAGCGGCAATCGCACAACTACGACTTTTACTGGTACCGGCGCGGCCAAGCAGCTCAAACCAATCTGTATTCAGTTCACAGCCGCAGCTTTCACTGGGATGCAGTACAGCAAGATCGCTGGTGACGATGCTGTGGGCAGGACAAGAAGTGATAAACGGTGATGTAAAATGCAGGAAGCCCGGCTCGCCATATGGCTGACGAGATAAATCAGCCGTGTGGCGAGTGTAAGCGCGAGCATAGATCGGCACATGAAAATTGTGGTGCGAGCATTCAACATAAGGCACGGGATGCTCGACGGAGCCGTAACCATCGCGACAGCGAATATCAGGGATACCGAGCTGTTCAGTCAGACGCTGATAGAGTTCTTTTTTCGGAATGGATTTATCGGCATGAGTCTTCCAGCCGCCACCGAGGAAAACCAGAGAATCAGGATGTAATTTTAATGCCGGCAGCCCCATTTGCGCCATTCTTTGCAGGATAAACCACAAAAAGGCGGGAAAACCGAAAATACGTACCGGCAACCCTTCCTCAGCAAATTGCTGAAGTGCCGCAATGGAACCGAACGGGTCGAATTCATTACCTTGCCCATTATGGCGCAACGCATAATAGGCGCGATTTACGGGCGCATATTTAGCCAGAAACTGATCGGTATAGGCGGTACCTAAAGTGACGGCACCCGCAGGTTCGTAACTCAGCAGCAAATAGTTACAGGGTTGGTCAGGCGTATTCCAGCCATAATAATCGAAAATACAGTCCACCATATGCTGGGCCGCAGTCATACTGTCTGCGTCATAACGCATACGGCTTTTCTGCCCGGTGGTTCCGGAAGACGTCAGCTCCAGCGCATTTTTTGCACTGTCACTCAGTATCAGATTGTGTTTGAAATAATTGGCAAATAACAGAGGCAGGTTTGACCAATCGTCCAGCGCCATTATCGCTTTTTTATCCAGACCATTATCAGCCAGCCATTGCTTATAATCAGGGGTATGCTTACAGTGATAGAGCGTCAGTTCACGCATCGCAGCATTAAATAATGCATCATATTCGG
This genomic interval carries:
- the hslR gene encoding ribosome-associated heat shock protein Hsp15 translates to MPNSDTDQAVRLDKWLWAARFYKTRSIAREMIEGGKVHYNGQRSKPSKLVELNAEIKLRQGNDEKTVIILALSGHRRGATEAQQLYQETAESIINREKMSLARKMNALAMPHPYRRPGKKERRALIKFKNVKLSGSEDIQ
- the hslO gene encoding Hsp33 family molecular chaperone HslO produces the protein MTKHDQLYRFLFESHSVRGELVSVSETYQRMLENHHFPQPVQRLLGELLVATSLLTAILKFNGDITVQIQGDGPVKLAVINGNNQQQMRGTARIDGDVKAESSLHDMIGNGYMVITVTPTEGERYQGVVALEGETLAACLDVYFRQSEQLPTRLFIRTGLQDGKMAAGGMLLQSLPGAQESRENTLDHLVQLTATIKGEELFTLNAEEILYRLYHEEDVRLYEPQQVAFRCTCSRQRCAETLVTLPDADLQEILHKDGKIDMECEFCGTHYLFEEKDINEIKTGKKERLH
- the pckA gene encoding phosphoenolpyruvate carboxykinase (ATP), whose protein sequence is MSVTGITEQELAVYGIRNVSEIVYNPSYELLFSEETQSSLQGYERGTLTDLGAVAVDTGIFTGRSPKDKFIVRDDVTRDTVWWADQGKGKNDNKPLSQETWSHLKGLVTQQLSGKRLFVVDAFCGANADTRLKVRFITEVAWQAHFVKNMFIRPSDEELVDFTPDFIVMNGAKCTNPQWKEQGLNSENFVAFNLTERMQLIGGTWYGGEMKKGMFSMMNYLLPLKGIASMHCSANVGEKGDVAIFFGLSGTGKTTLSTDPKRKLIGDDEHGWDDDGVFNFEGGCYAKTINLSKDAEPDIYHAIRRDALLENVTVLADGSVDFNDGSKTENTRVSYPIYHIDNIVKPVSKAGHATKVIFLTADAFGVLPPVSRLTPEQTQYHFLSGFTAKLAGTERGVTEPTPTFSACFGAAFLSLHPTQYAKVLVKRMQASGAKAYLVNTGWNGTGKRISIKDTRAIIDAILNGDIEDADAIELPIFDLSVPTALPGVDTAILDPRNTYADQSEWDMKATDLAQRFVDNFDKYTDTAAGAALVKAGPKLS
- a CDS encoding pirin family protein; this encodes MIYLRQASERGHAHHGWLDSWHTFSFANYYDANFMGFSALRVINEDVIEAGQGFGTHPHKDMEIVTYVLSGTVEHQDSMGNKRQVPAGEFQIMSAGTGIRHSEYNPHNDRPLHLYQIWLLPEKTGLTPRYEQRRFESVEGRQLILSPDARSGSLKVFQDMTLWRWALKGGEKSEYAIEKSRTIWIQVVNGEVIINGIPATASDGVAIWDESCLQLSANQESEILLFDLPAN
- a CDS encoding IS982 family transposase; amino-acid sequence: MYNLEELYCCVDDFCQKFIPLWHQQLIENGLRKRHREASLSLSEVMMILILFHMSHYRDFKTFYIEHVKQYFTADFPGLVSYTRILTLKKRALIPLCAFLSSRKAQTQGIAFIDSTKIAVCHNLRIPRHRVFEGMAQRGKTSTGWFYGFKLHLVINDCGELLAVKLTAGNQDDRQPVRALTKGLTGCLYGDKGYLSQALCDELEAEGVTLITNVRNNMKTKALSLWDRLMLRRRFLIETVVDQLKNISQIEHSRHRSQLGFLLEVAAGLIAYTFQPKKPSLNLRDNEIAIFKRS
- a CDS encoding GNAT family N-acetyltransferase; protein product: MTIFPSAIQIRSYQSGDDKKISQLFREVYGDSYVYPDIYLPRLIDDYQATGQWYSSLAFYQERLIGHASLVKDAVHQNHAELALIAVDPDFQGYGIAKSLGSYLCHYAKDQHYRLLTMKQVCSHPKSQYIARTLGFYSTALMLDYVDSPFGLPEPESIVQGILPLKSLPLPKLNWPQPWRNWADQISQYVGESSLCAQQVCRRAFISEPFTIKKFGRRLEITLYDVPSDFLSEVIDFPARQLIYLKLPACEESLALCPPLKKGGFRFAGLCPDDHGGWFLLWLRGYQVNPYQFHDTGTQHLYQMELGKN
- a CDS encoding AMP-dependent ligase, whose protein sequence is MITRTTLIDLFHHARKHSAYYQNLYQSVPENWTLKDLPLVEPGHYWAHSNDLQTWPVLTASPEGGHVYKTGGSTSDGRLSVFSQQEWKAFIRVFGQGIAHQLRSGDRVANLFFAGDLYTSFIFIHGALSNAPLPIVEFPFTCKVEDELLASNIKLHNINVLAGVPVQLIRFAHYLKDTGQTLPMVETILYGGESLFDSQTAIIRDVFPQARLGSIGCASVDAGLIGFADPQCQQGEHRTFDEDTIVEIVDEITYQPITTPQRNGLLVVTNLQRRLMPVIRYPTGDLACWCEPEQKYRKFALQGRANQGYRIRFGTLSLFPDDLAAQLAQQTELLAWQLELSQQSGQDKLRLLVASLQAVDIDKIRHSVLTAFPSLDRDCTEQSMLEIVQTNIDSMHTHPRSGKLQRVVDLRSHS
- a CDS encoding acyl-CoA reductase yields the protein MSSMNTVSVNKIDTRISAEQATEQKIANLRERLPELLAHPHSSEQVLACAQRFADYLSGLDKHPLFDAKAREALIAFCQRETLQTKLERELGQNAFSLRRFDYNENRYESWKPLGLVVHITPSNAELLPFMAVIESMLVGNINWLRPSSSDKGFSTQLLAEFLAHDISGDLADRVAVLPLPVTQLAELFVQADAVSAWGSDAALESIRAQLPSGCRWIDWGHRISFAWLNPDATDDAQLDALADDVCCYDQQACSSPQSLLVDSDDPDVLRSIGQRMAAALQRRSGLHPALKPDVQEAAEITTQTAFQDLDFAFTQVRGEIWRADGWRVIWRHEEELAASPLFRTLQIRPAPRQRLSSILLPWRNHLQSCALITHQEYIAEMSHALFAAGVSRITPPGQMHDGYSGEPHDGVYALSRLTKRVSVSLAPHLMANCAHLDIPPSRPHGLENLPVLNKTDFHALVPNEKSRLFFLSGGSSGEPKLAAYSYQDYHRQMQAAADGVFASGLEPATDKVMNLLYGGKLYGGMMSFFTILDKLDVAQYPMGGPADNDFSEIADFIVNQRVNTLVGMPSTLHRLFLNEETKLRQYGGIRKLFLGGEHVNKSQRAFLTSFGVNLIRSTIYGSVDAGPVGHACTASEDGVFHLMANTQWLEILNKDNDQPVADSETGRLIFTSLHREAQPIQRYDLGDLGYWINQPCSCGLSSPRFRLMGRHGSLLRVGSIFVNLADFSEQLGLPVQWIIDHNSDGIDCVRLLADHSDPTEVRQHLLQDAKFAEVVNGNLLNLDVVSTPATEFQRNTHCGKTPLFIDLRKY
- a CDS encoding acyl-protein synthase, which translates into the protein MQNLPYVKALCAVTHPYRACAEYDALFNAAMRELTLYHCKHTPDYKQWLADNGLDKKAIMALDDWSNLPLLFANYFKHNLILSDSAKNALELTSSGTTGQKSRMRYDADSMTAAQHMVDCIFDYYGWNTPDQPCNYLLLSYEPAGAVTLGTAYTDQFLAKYAPVNRAYYALRHNGQGNEFDPFGSIAALQQFAEEGLPVRIFGFPAFLWFILQRMAQMGLPALKLHPDSLVFLGGGWKTHADKSIPKKELYQRLTEQLGIPDIRCRDGYGSVEHPVPYVECSHHNFHVPIYARAYTRHTADLSRQPYGEPGFLHFTSPFITSCPAHSIVTSDLAVLHPSESCGCELNTDWFELLGRAGTSKSRSCAIAASELIKRS